Genomic window (Bacillus sp. BGMRC 2118):
TTCAATACTCTTTCCACTAGCTGTGATAAACCCTTTAAATATACCGGGTCCATTTGTTTCTACACTCACTACTTGTTCAGTCATCATCTCGATACCATGGTTCTGAAGGTTTTGTTTGGTTTCACGATTAATTGGGGCTGCGTCTGTATTAATATATACAATATCGTTCGTCCAATGAAGTAAAGTCAGTGCCATATTTGCACCTGCATCACCTGAACCTGCAACCACAACCTTTTTGCCGGATACTTCATATCCATCACAATCCGGGCATATATAGATTGTCAATCCAAGACATTCCTTTAATTGTGGTAGTTCTAATGGAATATTGTCTGAAACTCCAGTAGCAATTAGTATATATTTCGCTTCATAGCTATTTTTACCCTTGAGCTGGAACCCTTGATTTTCAAGTTTGGTAATCTTTGTAATGACATCTTCTATAAACTTTACCTTATATTTCTGAGCATGCTGTTTACCTAACTGCCGTAACTTATTTCCATCTACACCGTCAGGCCAACCAAGTACATTATGGTAACATCTACAAAGACTAGAGCGTCCTTCTCCTTTATCAATGACCACTACTTCATGATGATACCGACCTAGCTGAATTGCTGCTTGTAGACCAGCAATCCCTCCACCGACAATAATACACTCTGCTGACTGCATAAAACCAACCTTTCTTATGTTGAATGAAAAAAGTAACTGACTTTTGATAGCCAGTTACTTATCTCTTTTTCTTTTGTTGTTTTTTAGAAACAGAAGGAAAGCTTTTTTGCTTCGTTTCTATTTCATAAAGTCTTGCTTCATGTACAAGCTTCGCTTCATATGTATTAAAATGATACATGAGAAAACTCCTCCTTAATGTACCTATCATGAATAGAGTTTTCCCAAGAATCATCGTCCTATACATCTTTTGTTTGTTTTATTTGTTATGCCATTTTACAAGTAAATCCATTTCCTTATCTTTTGAAAGCCCTGCATTTAGCTCAGTAATATTTCTCTCTATACTCCATTGATAAGTATCTTGTATCGTTTTTTCTAGTGGTGTAAAGCTTAAACCTGCAGCTAATGCGGAGTCAATTGATACTTCATGAAAGCCGTCCATCCCCTTTCCTTTAGGGATGTATAATGGCAAATCACTCCAAAAATGAATATCATTTTCAACCATAAATTGTTCACTAACGCTTGTAACTTTCACCTCTTTATTTAATGTCTCTTTACAAGCGTTAATAAATTGGTCAAACGTTAACGAGTTACTTGGTCCCGTAACGTTGTAAACTCCAATGCTTTTATTTTCTAATTGTTGAATAATGAAGGATGCTAAATCCCGTACATCTATAAATTGAACGGAAGCTTGTTCATCCCTAGGTGTTAACACTTCTTGTTGTGACCCAATTTTATGTGGCCAGTATGTAAATCGGTCTGTCGGATCATAAGGGCCAACAATTAAACCTGGACGAATAATTAAATGTTTATCCGGAAATATCTCCATCACTTCTTTTTCACATAATGCCTTTAATGGACCATATGTCTCACCAGTAATTTCCTCTGTTCCTTCACTTTCAAGCTTTCCTACTTCATCCTCCTCTATCGTACCTGCCTTTGTAAAATCCTTATATACTGAAATCGTTGATACAAAGGTGTAAAGATTGCAATTCGCTTCCAAAATTTTAGCAGAATCTCTCACAATTCTAGGTACGTAACCGCTCGTATCAATAACAGCATCCCATTTTCTTCCCTTAATGTTCAAAAGGTTACCATCACGATCTCCAACTATTTTCTCAACCTCCGGAAAAAGTTCTGGGTTCGTTTTACCTCTTGTAAAAATAGAAACTTCATGACCCCTTTTTAATGATTCTTCAACTAGGTGACGTCCCAAAAATTGTGTACCACCTAAAATTAGTATATTCATCCAGTTTCCTCCTAAGGATTCATCTCCTATAACTCTATTCACTACACGTCCTAAACATGATATTGCTTTACCACATTAGCGTACCGGGGGACAGGCCCCCACTGCGTTAATGTGATAAAGCTTAGTGTTTTTCTATTTTTAATTGAAGCGTTTCTTTTGAAGCGAGTAAGGAACCTGTTCCGCCTATTGGAAACGTGAAAATGGGTGAGACATGACCAAAGTTGACGTTAGCTATAATAGGTATTTTTTCCAGTTCCTTTTTTGTTTTTACTATCTCTTTCAACTGATCCATATTCATATTCGATTTTGTTTGGAACCTTCCGCCGACAACAGCTTTGATATGTTCCTTTATGGCTGGAACATGAAGAAGTGATTGCAAATCACGATCAAATGTTTCTGGAATAGACATGTAATCATCTTCAATAAATAATATGAAATCATTTTTAATTCGAGGAAAGTATTCTGTACCTTGAAGCAGGTTTAACGTACACAAGTTGCCACCCATTATTACCCCTTCGGCAGTTCCTTCTTGTAGTATTAACCAGCCATCATTCTCAACAAATGTTCGATTTTCTTGGTCTAAATACCACTGATCATCACTCCAATGCGAAGAAGGCGAAAGAGTGACTGCCTCATCTTCCATAAGACATTTCCTGAAATGCTTAATGGTGTATTCTATTCCCTTTACCATTGAAAATGTAGTGAAATGTGGTCCGGAGTATGTAACTAAACCTGTTTTTTCATAAATGGCAGCTGATAGGGCTGTAATATCAGAATATCCACATAAGATTTTAGGATTATTTTTAATAATCTCAAAGTTAATGTAGGATAATAATTGATTACTATTAAAACCACCTAGTGTTGTTATGATTCCATCGACGTTCGGATCTAAAAAGGCTTCATGAATATCATCAACTCTACCTTGAATCGAAGAAGAACCAAATGATGTTACTTCTTCTGCGTTCTTTGAAAAACTAACGTCTAAACCTAATTCATTTAATCTTGTTATCGCAATATTACGTTGCTCGTTTGGAATAACGCCTAAACTCGTTGCAGGTGCAATGACTCGTATGTGTGAGCCTTTCTTTAATTTCTTAGGAATCATTGACAATACCTCCCATTTCATAAATTAATAGAATCATATAACAAAATAAGGAAAAAAACTATCATTTTCTGAATTAGCCATACTATCATTAGAAGGGTCTGTTCACACGAAACCTACCTAACTAAAAGTGCAATCACTGCAAAACACCTTATTAAAAGGCTTTTTTCGTATATAGTGTTGCTTTTAGTAAAAATCCCAAAAGTCGGATTTTCACCTTAGTATTTAGATCCTTTTATACATAAAGAGAGTTGTTCTATCCTAATCCAACTGCATTCGCTTCTAATAATGGTTGTACACCCAGAATAATTGTACTAAAAAGCAACAATGTTTTAGAAAAGAGCGTATTAAAAAGAGCAGATGAAAAATTCACCTGCTACCGTTGTAAGTTATGAATAATGTCTCTAGCAATCCAGACACCACAAGCGCTCGCTTGTGCTAACCCTCTCGTCACTCCTGCTCCATCACCACCAACATACAAACCTGACATTTCGGTTTCGAACTTGTCATTTAGCTTTGGACGAGCAGAGTAGAACTTCGCCTCTACTCCATAAAACAATGTATGTTCTGAAGCTAAACCTGGCGTAACATAGTTTAATGCTTCTGTCATTTCAATTAAACTTTTCATTGTATTGTATGGCAACGCAAGACCTAAATCTCCTGGAACTGCCTCCTTTAGAGTCGGCTCAATAAACCCTTCCCGTATACGGTTCTCAGTAGATCTTCTTCCTTTTAATATGTCACCATATTTTTGAACGATTAACCCACCATTGGATAAGCTATTCGCTAGTTTTGATACTTCGTGTGCATATTCGTTTGGTTTATCGAATGGATCAGAAAACTTATGTGATACAAGTAATGCGAAATTTGTGTTTTTACTTCCCAACTTTGGGTCTTTGTAAGCATGTCCATTCGCCAACATAATACCAGAATGATTTTCAACCACAACATGCCCAGAGGGATTACTGCAGAACGTTCTTACTTGTGTGCCTACTGAAGTATTAAAAATAAATTTCCCTTCATATAAGTTCTTGTTGATTTCTTCCATTACAATATCAGACGTTTCCACTCGTACACCAATGTCCACTTGATTGTTTGTCATTTTAAGTCTGCGCTTTTTTAATATATTCGTTAACCATACCGAACCATCACGTCCTGGTACAATTACAACCTTATCAGCACGCATCTCTTCACCAGACTTAAGTTTAATTCCCTTAACAACATGTTGGCCTTCAACTTTTTCACTCAGAACATCTTCTACTTCCGCCTTAAATACCATTTCTACTTTGTTTTTTAAGTATTCAAAAATGCTCTTTAGAATCTCTAAGTTTTGCTCTGTACCTAGGTGTCTTACTTGTGCACGTAGTAACTTTAATCCTACAGCGTACCCTCTTTTCTCAATATTTCTGACTTCATCTGTTAACGGGTCAGTGATGGATTCTGTTGCACCATGACTTAAATTAATTTGGTCAACATATTGAATTAGTTCTACGACTTGTGATGGTGACAAATAATCTGTCATCCATCCACCAAACTCACTAGTAATATTAAACTTCCCATCAGAATAAGCCCCTGCTCCTCCAAAACCATTTGTAATAGAACATGCAGGTAAACATCCAGCGAATTCCTTCCTGCCAGCAGCAGGTGGACATTTCTCAATTTTCTTTTCTAATATCGGACAATTACGTCTATAAATATCATGACCTTTATCGACTAATACAACTTTAGCATTTGGCATTTTTAAAGAGAGCTCGTAACATGTGAAAATTCCTGCTGGGCCAGCGCCCACTACAATCACATCATAGTTGTTATTCATTGAGTGTACCCCCGTATCTTGCAGTCTAGTTATCTATTTCCATAACTAAGAATAGCAGAGATACATCAAAAGGGCAACACTAAACACGAACGTTTCACTAACATTTATAATTTATAGTTCGTTTAAATTAGAAATGTTAGCGTTTCCATTAGTTGTATTAGGTATAATCCGCTCAATTCTACTAATTATACTAAATAAAAAAAAGACTGACTCAATAAGAGCCAGTCACTTTTCTATTAACCTAGGTAAGATGCTCCGATGATGATAAGCAGGATAAAGAGTACAACAATTAACGCAAAGCCATTTCCGTATCCGTAAGATGGTCCATACCCATATCCCATGTAGCAGTGATCGTATCCATAATGCATAATGCCTTCCTCCTTTTAATATCTGGATTACACTGTTAACATATGTATTGGGTAGTTGTTCTGTATGTGCGAATGCCTATATTCTAGGTCAATTCATTAGTTTTTTATCTTTCCTCATTCAAGATGTCTTTCATTTGTTCTACATGTCTAATATCGTGATACGCGAGAACCTCTATCCATTGCAGTAATGTAAGCGGACCAAAAGTTTCGTGTGGAAAGGATCTTTGTGTCAACAGATCTTCTGAAAGTTCATTTATTGTTTGGAAAAGGAAATTTCTTGAGTTTGTTAAATTTTCAGTGTGTCTTTGTAATGAAAAACCCTCACCCTTTGGACGTACAGCACTTGGTGCTTCAATCTTATGAGACCTATCTAACACCAAGTGAATTGGCTTTTCCTCGGCTGGATTTTCCTTAGGTTGATTCGCATAATAACGTATACCCTTTGTTACATTCTTTTCAACCAAATAAATATGTTCAATCACTTCCGATAAAGTCCATCCACTACTCTTTGAACGAGTTAGGTCACTTTCATTTAACCCCTTCATAAAATTAAGAAGCACCTTCCTATTTTCAACCAACATTACTTTCATTCGATTCACCATTTCATACTCCCCGCTTTCTTATTCTATCTTAGAAAACACCCAGCCATTGAAGGCTGATGATGAAAACACCTAATATCCATACATAAATCGCAAAGAGCTTTAATGAATGTTTTTTCAAATATGAAATCATCCACTTTACAGCCACATAACCGAATACTGCCGATGAAACAAGACCTACCATTAAAGCTACTAAACTAATATTCTCGACCTTTCCACCCGCTAAATCTGCCACCTGAAGAACACATGCACCTGCTATAGCTGGAGTTGATAATAGAAATGAAAAATATGCAGCTGTTTCACGATCCAACTTTCTAATGAGAGCAGCTGCAATTGTTAATCCCGAACGAGAAATTGCGGGGAAAATTGCCGCCGCTTGAAATGTCCCAATGAAAAATGCATCAGTGTATGAGATGTCTTCCATTTTCTTATATCCATTTTTAATTTGATCGGCGAACCATAAAAATAATCCTGTCACAAGAAACTCCCAGCCAATCGTTATTCCTGTCTTAGAGATTTCTTCAAAGAAATCTTTAAATAATAATCCAACTACTACAGCCGGAATTGTTCCGACAATCAACAAAAACGTTCGTTTACTCAAGGGATGTTTTAACATATATAAAAACTCATGTTTATAGACAATAAATACCGCGACCAATGTACCAATATGAAGCATCGTATCTAAAAATAAACCAGCCTCGTTCAATCCAAATAAATTTCGACCTAAAAATAAATGCCCCGTGCTGCTAATTGGTAAAAACTCAGTAAAACCTTGGATAATTCCTAATATAAATGCTTCAAATTTTGTCATGTTACTCCCTCCATCATAGCTTATAGACTAGTCTATTCTTGTAGATGGACAAACAAAACTGATTTTATGAAAATTGACATTAGAAATAAACAAACAGAAAATAAGAATAAGGAGGAAGGAGGAACTTTCATGAGAATCAGAGATTATCATATTAAAATCGGCACTTTATCACCAGGTAGACATAATACAATTTCAGACGTAGCAGGTGTACAAATCGGTCACAGTACAATTAGGCAAGATGATATTCAAACCGGTGTTACAGCTGTTATCCCTCATTCAGGTAATTTATTTGAAGAAAAAGTAGTAGGTGCCATACATACAATAAATGGATTTGGCAAAACGACAGGTTCCATTCAACTTGAGGAACTAGGAACAATTGAAACTCCTATTATTCTCACGAATACATTTGCTGTTGGTACAGGAATACAAGGTGTTATTGACTATACTCTTCAACATAACCCTCATATTGGGAGAACAACTGGAACACTTAATTCCATTGTTTGTGAATGCAATGATATGCTAATTAATGATATTCGTAAAGAATCAATCTCCAAAAACCATGTATTAGAGGCTATTGAAAGTGCCAAAGAAGATTTCCCTCTTGGGAGCATAGGTGCTGGAACTGGTATGATTTCGTTTGGCCTAAAAGGAGGAATTGGTTCTTCATCTAGAGTTGTTCCTATACACAATGAAACCTACACAATTGGAGTTCTCGTTCTCTCTAACTTTGGTAGACTTGAACATTTAACAATTGACGGACAGTTAGTTGGACCTTCTATCAAAGAACGTCTAAATGAAAATAGGCTGATAGAGGAACGTGAGCAAGGATCCATTATCATTGTAGTAGCCACCGATGCTCCACTAAGTGACCGACAAGTAAAAAGAGTGTTGAAACGAACGACAATCGGACTTGGTAAAACAGGATCACATATAGGAAACGGAAGTGGTGATATTGCCATCGGCTTTACAACAGCCAACAAAGTAAAACACGAGGATTCAACAAAGGTAACTTTTCCTATCCAGGTTATTCAAGACTATTTACTTGACTCTCTATTCCAAGCAGCTTCAGAAGCAACAGAAGAAGCCATTATTGATTCAATGTTAATGTCAACTACTACGACAGCAAGAAACGGTCAAAAAGTTTATTCTTTACGCGAGTTTATGAATACATTATTGTAAGAAGAAAAATGACGGAAGGATGGTTAATATGGAGATTGCTTTTTATAACGGGGAATTCTTGCGTGAAGTTGATGAAAAGATTATTCCTATCCAGGAGCGTGGACATCAATTCGGGGATGGAGTTTACGAAGTAGTCCGTGTATATAATAATAAACCCTTTATGTTAAAGGAACATTTAGACCGATTCGAGAGAAGTGCTGTGGCCATCCTTTTACAATTGCCGTATACAAGAGAAGAGATATACGAAATTATTAATGAAGGAATTCATCGGTCAAAAGAAAAAAATCTAGATGTATACTTTCAAGTTACACGTGGAATTGCCCCAAGACTACACCTTTTCCCTAATACAAAAGCTGTCTTTTCTATGACGATAAAACCTTCACGTGCTATAGATCCTGTTAAAAGGGAAAAAGGTGTTTCCGTCTTAATGTTAGAAGATGAGCGATGGAAGAATTGCTATATAAAATCATTGAACT
Coding sequences:
- a CDS encoding NAD(P)/FAD-dependent oxidoreductase, which translates into the protein MQSAECIIVGGGIAGLQAAIQLGRYHHEVVVIDKGEGRSSLCRCYHNVLGWPDGVDGNKLRQLGKQHAQKYKVKFIEDVITKITKLENQGFQLKGKNSYEAKYILIATGVSDNIPLELPQLKECLGLTIYICPDCDGYEVSGKKVVVAGSGDAGANMALTLLHWTNDIVYINTDAAPINRETKQNLQNHGIEMMTEQVVSVETNGPGIFKGFITASGKSIEGDRGFLAFGGNKVNTDLLQDIGIERLENHHVLTNARTKETNIRNVWVAGDIGVHSELLTIAMGEGAQAAIWIHKRILEEGD
- a CDS encoding NAD-dependent epimerase/dehydratase family protein — encoded protein: MNILILGGTQFLGRHLVEESLKRGHEVSIFTRGKTNPELFPEVEKIVGDRDGNLLNIKGRKWDAVIDTSGYVPRIVRDSAKILEANCNLYTFVSTISVYKDFTKAGTIEEDEVGKLESEGTEEITGETYGPLKALCEKEVMEIFPDKHLIIRPGLIVGPYDPTDRFTYWPHKIGSQQEVLTPRDEQASVQFIDVRDLASFIIQQLENKSIGVYNVTGPSNSLTFDQFINACKETLNKEVKVTSVSEQFMVENDIHFWSDLPLYIPKGKGMDGFHEVSIDSALAAGLSFTPLEKTIQDTYQWSIERNITELNAGLSKDKEMDLLVKWHNK
- a CDS encoding LD-carboxypeptidase, producing the protein MIPKKLKKGSHIRVIAPATSLGVIPNEQRNIAITRLNELGLDVSFSKNAEEVTSFGSSSIQGRVDDIHEAFLDPNVDGIITTLGGFNSNQLLSYINFEIIKNNPKILCGYSDITALSAAIYEKTGLVTYSGPHFTTFSMVKGIEYTIKHFRKCLMEDEAVTLSPSSHWSDDQWYLDQENRTFVENDGWLILQEGTAEGVIMGGNLCTLNLLQGTEYFPRIKNDFILFIEDDYMSIPETFDRDLQSLLHVPAIKEHIKAVVGGRFQTKSNMNMDQLKEIVKTKKELEKIPIIANVNFGHVSPIFTFPIGGTGSLLASKETLQLKIEKH
- a CDS encoding NAD(P)/FAD-dependent oxidoreductase, with translation MNNNYDVIVVGAGPAGIFTCYELSLKMPNAKVVLVDKGHDIYRRNCPILEKKIEKCPPAAGRKEFAGCLPACSITNGFGGAGAYSDGKFNITSEFGGWMTDYLSPSQVVELIQYVDQINLSHGATESITDPLTDEVRNIEKRGYAVGLKLLRAQVRHLGTEQNLEILKSIFEYLKNKVEMVFKAEVEDVLSEKVEGQHVVKGIKLKSGEEMRADKVVIVPGRDGSVWLTNILKKRRLKMTNNQVDIGVRVETSDIVMEEINKNLYEGKFIFNTSVGTQVRTFCSNPSGHVVVENHSGIMLANGHAYKDPKLGSKNTNFALLVSHKFSDPFDKPNEYAHEVSKLANSLSNGGLIVQKYGDILKGRRSTENRIREGFIEPTLKEAVPGDLGLALPYNTMKSLIEMTEALNYVTPGLASEHTLFYGVEAKFYSARPKLNDKFETEMSGLYVGGDGAGVTRGLAQASACGVWIARDIIHNLQR
- a CDS encoding YjcZ family sporulation protein, with the translated sequence MGYGYGPSYGYGNGFALIVVLFILLIIIGASYLG
- a CDS encoding DinB family protein, translated to MVNRMKVMLVENRKVLLNFMKGLNESDLTRSKSSGWTLSEVIEHIYLVEKNVTKGIRYYANQPKENPAEEKPIHLVLDRSHKIEAPSAVRPKGEGFSLQRHTENLTNSRNFLFQTINELSEDLLTQRSFPHETFGPLTLLQWIEVLAYHDIRHVEQMKDILNEER
- a CDS encoding undecaprenyl-diphosphate phosphatase is translated as MTKFEAFILGIIQGFTEFLPISSTGHLFLGRNLFGLNEAGLFLDTMLHIGTLVAVFIVYKHEFLYMLKHPLSKRTFLLIVGTIPAVVVGLLFKDFFEEISKTGITIGWEFLVTGLFLWFADQIKNGYKKMEDISYTDAFFIGTFQAAAIFPAISRSGLTIAAALIRKLDRETAAYFSFLLSTPAIAGACVLQVADLAGGKVENISLVALMVGLVSSAVFGYVAVKWMISYLKKHSLKLFAIYVWILGVFIISLQWLGVF
- a CDS encoding P1 family peptidase, encoding MRIRDYHIKIGTLSPGRHNTISDVAGVQIGHSTIRQDDIQTGVTAVIPHSGNLFEEKVVGAIHTINGFGKTTGSIQLEELGTIETPIILTNTFAVGTGIQGVIDYTLQHNPHIGRTTGTLNSIVCECNDMLINDIRKESISKNHVLEAIESAKEDFPLGSIGAGTGMISFGLKGGIGSSSRVVPIHNETYTIGVLVLSNFGRLEHLTIDGQLVGPSIKERLNENRLIEEREQGSIIIVVATDAPLSDRQVKRVLKRTTIGLGKTGSHIGNGSGDIAIGFTTANKVKHEDSTKVTFPIQVIQDYLLDSLFQAASEATEEAIIDSMLMSTTTTARNGQKVYSLREFMNTLL
- a CDS encoding D-amino acid aminotransferase, which gives rise to MEIAFYNGEFLREVDEKIIPIQERGHQFGDGVYEVVRVYNNKPFMLKEHLDRFERSAVAILLQLPYTREEIYEIINEGIHRSKEKNLDVYFQVTRGIAPRLHLFPNTKAVFSMTIKPSRAIDPVKREKGVSVLMLEDERWKNCYIKSLNLLPNVIAKQQAANQGCDEAILVKDHFITEGSSSNIFVVKNGEIYTTPATKGILHGITRLAVFQLAEKLELPVIEKQFNEAFLLDADEAFITSTTQEILPIAKVDETLLPTHYTITKKLQKEFQKLTL